The Nicotiana tomentosiformis chromosome 9, ASM39032v3, whole genome shotgun sequence genome contains the following window.
ggattttaacgtcgtccgatatgcccaaaggacttcgggcaggatttctctccatttccctttagcatcgttcaacctcttctttaagttttgaatgacagttttgttcgttgattcggcctgtccattcccactggggtggtatggcgtcgatagtatccttcttattttgtggtcttcgaggaatcttgttactttgctaccaataaattgttttccattgtcacatactatttcggcgggtatctcgaatcggcatatgatatgatcccaaataaagtttataacttctttctctcttattttctcgaacgcctgcgcttcaacccatttagaataatagtcagtcataaataaaatgaatttggctttacctggggtcgatggcagagggccgacgatatccattccccacttcatgaacggccatggggataggactgagtggagttgctctccgggttggtggatcattggtgcaaacctttgacatttgtcacatttacgaataaattcctttgcatctttgcccatatcgatccaataataccctgctctgattatttttcgaacaaatgtatcggctccagagtgattcccgcaagtaccctcgtgcacttcccgtaggatgtaattggtatctcctggacccaagcatactgccaacggtccatcgaatgttcttcggtacagcgttccgtccgaagccaacgtgaatcgagcagctttaatccgtagggttctggaatctttagggtccgatgggagtttttcactcttcaagtattcaatatacttgtttctccaatcccaggttaatcttgtagaatttattttggcatgaccttcttcgattaccgatctcgaaagttgaacaacattctcCGAGTCCAAGTCATCTACCTCGAtcgacgaccccaaattcgcaagcgcatcggcctcattattctattCCAGTGGGACATGTCATAAAGTCCATTATTTGAAATGGTGCAAGGtgacaagcagtttatctaaatacctttgcattttaccttctcgaacttcgaaggttttatttacttgactcaccaccagcaaagagtcgcaATTGGTGCTCctaagtttctagctagctcaagacctgcaatcatggcttcatactcggcctcgttgttagtcaacctgatagttttaatagattgcctaatagtattacccgtgggtggtttcaaaattatacccagcccggaccctttctCGTTCGAAGCCCTGTccataaaaaggatccatacccccgatgatgtacctgatttcaacaggagttctttttcaacttcgggtacgagggttggcatgaaatcggccacaaagtctgctaaaatttgagacttgatggccgtacggggttgatattcgatatcgtatccattgagttcgacggcccatttggccagtcgacctgataactcgggtttgtgcaaaatattacgaagcgggtaagtggttaacacacatatgggatgacattgaaagtacggccttaactttctagaggctcttatcagtgcaagtgccaatttttctaggagcggatatctagtttctgcttctcctaaggttcgactcatataataaacggggaattgcgtaccttgctcttctcgaactagcaCACCGCTTACgacgacttccgatactgccaagtacaaacaaagtttttcgtctatttttggagtgtgaagtagtagtgggcttgatagatattgctttagttcctctaatgcttgttggcactccggggtccaagcaaaatcgttcttctgtTTGAGTAGAGGGAAAGATTTGTGACTTCGGtcagatgatcttgaaatgaaccggcctaaggctgcaattcgacccgttagcctttgtacggccttcacacTGTCCACAATGACGATGTCTTTGATggtcttgattttatcggggttaatctctattccctgatgtgacaccatgaagccgaggaactttcccgaaccgaccccgaaagcacatttttcgggattgagcttcatgttgtattttctcaaaatttcgaatgtttcctgcaaatgggtcaaatggtcctctacgcgcagggatttaactagcatgtcatcaatataaactttcattgattttcctatttgttcttcgaacattttatttactaggcgttggtaagttgcCCATgcattctttagcccgaagggcattacattataacaatacgttccatatttgatgacaaatgaagtctttttctggtcctccgggttcatccggatttgattatactcggaataggcatcgagaaaagtgaggatctcgtggccagccgtggcatcgatcatgcgatcgatgttgggcagcggaaaggaatctttggggcatactTTGTTCAAAtgcttatagtccacacacattctaagtttgttcccttttttagggactacaactatgttggctaaccattcgggatatttcacctctcgaatggaccctactttgagaagtttggttacctcgtcctttatgaatatgtgctttccctcggactggggtcttctcttttgcttcaccggtatGAACCTGGGATCCAAACCTAGCctatgcgtcgttatgtccggcgggatccctgttatatctaaatgggaccaggaaaaacaatcgatgttatcgataagcaattgaacgagtttcttcctgagttcggggctcaaccctgttcccaagtatacttttctctcgggccagtgctcgattaatgtgatttgctctagttcctcgattgttgatttggtggcgtcggagtcctcgggaatcacgaaagatcgagggaccctttgatcatcatcctctttgattttctggttgtctggctgggtcGAAGTCGATATCTGTGATTgttatttggtgtcccgttctccttccgagcccaatccttttatcggcgaaggtgaggacattggtttagcttcctcgacggcaaacatttcctttgtggCTGGCTTTTCTCCGTACAtcgttttgacacctctcgatgtcgggaatttgagggcctagtgtagggtcgaaggtacagctctcatgttgtggatccatggccttccgaaaagggcgttgtatctcatatcgccttcgatcacgtgaaactttgtatCCTAGATGGTTTCGGCCAtatttattggtaggattatttcgcctttggtggtttcacatgccatattgaacccgtttagaaccagagttgcgggtatgatctgatcctgtaggccaagctgctctactaccttcaatcggatgatgttggacgagctacctggatcgattaacacacgcttaattttagttttattcatgagtacggatattaccagtgcatcgttatgaggttggatgaccccttctgcatcttcatcatcaaaggacaaagtccccatgggtacGTAATCTTGAGTctgagatcgcttttccctcacaatcgatgttttagtgcgtttaagcactggtccctgaggggtatcgatgtcaccgatgatcatgtggatgacgtgctgcggttcttcttgctcattttgcTTGCTAAAAtccttgtttttaaaatggttcttagCCCTAtaactcagaaattcccgaaggtgccctttgttaaataagcgggctattttctctcttagttgcttgcaatcttccgttctgtggccatgggtaccatgatattcgcacgtttgattgggatttcttcgagcaggatcggtctgcataggtcgaggccatttagtgtctttgatgtgtccgatggccgacacgatagcggatacaccaacgctgaagttatattcggataatcgaggtgcttctatagaattgacatatttatcgaagccgctcttactcataagtccccgagaattttgccctcgatcaatccttcgattgttccgaactgcATTACATGCTGAAtcgttgttcacccgatctgcgatatacggtcgatatcggtctctgtttgacctttattctctgtcgatctccttttggtttttagtaactgtcctgttctaatgcacgggtccatacggagctcccaactgatcatcctcgaccctaattttcaattggtatcggttgtgtacatttgcccaagttatcgctggatactcgatcaaattttatttcagttgatgtgatgctgtcgagcttagctcgttcaacccttgggtgaaagcttgtacggcccaatcgtctgtgaccggtggtaattccatgcgttccatttgaaatcgggatacgaattccctcagcatttcattctccctttgctttactttgaagaggtctgatttccttgttgcaacctttatggcaccagcatgtgcctttatgaacgaatctgctaacatggcaaaagaatctatggaattcggtggtaaattgtgataccagatcatcgctcctttcgagagggtctccccgaaccttTTCaacaatacagattcgatctcatcgtcctcaaaatcattgcctttgatggcacatgtgtaataggtgacatgttcattaggatcggtcgtaccgttatatttgggtatttcgggcatacggaattttttggggattggtttcggcgccgcactcgacggaaaaggcttttgtatggatttttttcgaatcaagcccctttatcattggtggagccccagggatttgatcgaccctggcattgtatgtttccactctcttgtcgttggcttcgactcattttgtgagttcctcgagcaatttagtaattccaagagtagtccccgattcttgctcgtttgatttcactatggcgggctctgttctgggggtgacttctcgaagtggattggaatccggcctgctttgtgcgcgagtttggctctatAACTGAGTTATctctacttgttgggcttgtagcatctcgaagatcatacgtaagctggccccgatttcccctgtgttttgggtgtctcgggctacagatcgagtaccgccctgaatgcttctttccggttcggaatgctgatttgcctccaaagctatttgtgaattgacatccaatggtatttcggctcCAATTTTGGGTACTTCGATTCAAGCCTCAGTGCCATCGTTAATTGTCCTTcaggccccgggtgccaagttgttggtttcatcttgaaggccggcttcgtagtCGATaagtaaagccattgctgatttgaagttgtaagctgacGTGCActttagatttgtatcaaacgatcactgttacccttagccccacggtgggcgccaaactgtttaccgaaaaaatcggataacgttagattttgtgtgtggttctaaggatatgcgatacaattcgatataaatcgtgtagagaaatagagatacgtatattcttgactatgagaatgtgAATATTGAGCAAAAGAATGAATAAGGTAAAATAAAACAAGCATGAGGAactatctttcaatatgagaagtgatcttttgttacaatGCATTCTGCCttttagcttacaaggattccccatttatagaagagggttattacaaaaaataataaaataaaatatatagtggaagacccatgatgacCTGTCTTTTCcttgattcctgccaagattctctctcttggtgcggtcgtaacggctcttgtctgtgagctcgatactggctcgagttCGTTACTGGGTTGGGCctttcggtcttggctcgagtccgaccttcgagatgggcgtcgtgCATTTCCGATTTCGAAGTAGTGCCTTGCAGATCGATTCGGCCACGGGCTAGATAGGGTTATCGAGCCGACCCCTCGatcgaccttcgggctcgaggctcgttaataccgacttcggagctcactcccgaAAATATAATTCCGACTTTTTAACACTCaaactcgatcgaacgtaagaaggccaaaatctatttcggCCGTATACAGTACCTCAATATGGATCCCTCTAATCATGATGCATAGATATCTATCAGCGCAACTCGTTTTCTACCCGAACTTTGATAATCAAGAGTATAATATACGGTCAAAAATATCTTTAGGAAAAGATATTTGTGTGCAACTCACTACACAAGTTCCCGATATGAACTTTCAATCGATATGCATATAATTGTTACATCTTTGTGTGCAATCTTTGAACACAGGATATGTGCATCCTTCACTTTAATTTGCCTTTCTTCAGACAAAAAGAAGTCATATCTCTATTCAGTGCCACAATATTCAGGTATGCAACAAAGTAAAGAGTTCCAAGCTGCAGATGTACGTAAGACATACAAAGCGTACATCTTATGAAGAAATTTTAATCTTCAGTCCCTATTGATATTTCTGATGAAGAACACTCATCAATATTTAACTATATGCCTCGGGTTTAAATTTAGGAATGAGAATTTTTTTGATAGGAAACGTTCCATTTAATAGATCTTATTGACACGAATATAAATTAATTTGGACTTTAAAGTAAGTATCGGACACCGAATGAGGATTAAAAAAAAAGTGATAGAAATTATTGCTATTATTTTAACCATTTGTTTGTCGCCTATCAACGAGTCTAACAAAGACAACTATCTAACACCCATCACCGTTGTTGGAGATACATCCAGTATTCAGTAATCGTCATTGCAATCTCAAAAGAGGAAAACACGTTTGTTAGGATCCAATACAAATATTTTTCTAGATtatattttttcttgaaaattagaaaaagataacgaaaaatataaaaaaggagAACTAAATTCCAACCTCCTTGTCTGGTGAGTTTTATATTTCCGCTGGTGTCCGGCGTTTACTACTAATTCGGATTCGCATCGCGTAACATTTATTATAGAGAAGCGCTTCTTATTAGAATATTTTTCATTCGCAAGCTCGAACTCAAAATTTCTAATTAAGGATGGAGGCCGGAGGAATCTTACTCATTCCACCATAATCCTTGATATCTTTGTATAATACTATTAGTTACTGTTACGATTATAGTTAGAATTTCTTGATTTCAAACAATTAATGCTACTCTCGCAgaatttctattattttatttatcataaaataattatagtGTTATGTTTGATTGTATAAGTGCATTTACATAGTTACCTTTTTTATTCTAAAataaatttaacaataaaaattgATAATACTTTTGTTTAGATAAACTAAATAAACTTTTATTTGTGACAAATATGTGTGCATATAagaaatattaaattttatttattgcaaaatatttatatatatatatatatatatatatatatatatatatatatatatatatatatatatatatatatatatatatatatatatatatatatatatatgtgtgtgtgtgtgtgtgtgtgtgtgtgtgtgtgtgtgttaaaaGATATCAGGGGTAGAAGTGTCTTTACAGTCTAGGTAGTTAGAAATTGTTAACATAATTAGTTAAGCTTAAGATAGTTAATATCTACCTACACTTGATTCTTTCGTGTATATATGTATCAACCAAGTGTACACAATACACATTATTGAATAATATCAAAGTCACCACTTTCAGTCATCTCTTCTTCTCTTTGTATCTCTCTGTACTTCATCTTCTTCATTCATCTTCATCTAAGTCTTGAATTacatcatggtatcagagcaatctAACTCATATCTCTGAGCTTGAAATCGATCATTCAAGATTCATTTTCGAATTACTAATTCTGTGTTcaaatcaagttcaaggaagaaaattttgaaaaaagaatTGGTTCGATTGCAGAGGAGCAAGTGACTCAAAACTCTGGAAATCAAGGAATTGACTACAATCGCCCAATATTCTTGTCACCAGCTGACGTGAATGGAATACAGATCATTTCTTTCCAATTAACAAGTATTGAAAACTATTCAATTTGGCAAAGATCTACTTGAGTTGCTTTATCAGGTAGAAATAAACTAGGTTTGGTTGATGGTATATGAAAGAAAGAAATATTTTCAATTACTATGGGGAATCATTGGGAAAGGGTTAATGCAATAGTATTATCTTGGATTATGAATTCGATAGCTAAAAACCTTCTTGGAGGAATTATGTATGCATCTAGTGCTCAGGCTGTCTGGGATGACTTATCAGAAAGGTTTAATAAATATGATGGTTCAAGAACATTTAACTTGCATAAGGAAATTGCTACTCTAACCCTAGGGACTACTTCTGTGTCAGTCTACTACTCTATACTCAAAGACTTGTGGGAAGAATTTGAAGCTTTGGTATCGGC
Protein-coding sequences here:
- the LOC138898597 gene encoding uncharacterized protein; amino-acid sequence: MGNHWERVNAIVLSWIMNSIAKNLLGGIMYASSAQAVWDDLSERFNKYDGSRTFNLHKEIATLTLGTTSVSVYYSILKDLWEEFEALVSAPGCDCEKSRDFVLYLQKSEAISVLNGVK